In one window of Tachypleus tridentatus isolate NWPU-2018 chromosome 2, ASM421037v1, whole genome shotgun sequence DNA:
- the LOC143240872 gene encoding apolipoprotein D-like isoform X1, which translates to MSIRLITNQQPLKAEAQYKIRKNLSHSHITRPVEDNASLLPLSYFEMNWLGIALSLVYTTSTSKLVNGYVFKLGSCPNVEVQENFSLDKFLGQWYVIQRFQTNSQCLKQNVTKENGIYYLSQNRHVFDIDVISLTTVFRNPVYRINRGSISKGKISIPDEDLPSKMIVDFPLNPFGKVNYWVMMTDYDNYAAIWSCQRMLLGHFENAEILSRSPSLDKVIVNKIRGRFETYGVDENQFSVIDQEDCPELEKKNGLGLSLLVDNIFDRFRT; encoded by the exons ATGTCAATTAGATTAATAACCAATCAGCAGCCTTTAAAAGCAGAGgcacaatataaaataagaaaaaatctgAGTCACTCACACATTACTCGCCCGGTTGAAGACAACGCTAGTTTGTTACCCTTGTCCTATTTTGAAATGAACTGGCTTGGCATAGCTTTATCTCTTGTTTACACTACTAGCACCAGTAAGTTAGTAAATGGATATGTGTTCAAACTAGGATCTTGCCCTAACGTGGAAGTGCAGGAAAATTTCAGTCTTGACAAG TTTCTTGGGCAATGGTATGTGATTCAgagattccaaacaaacagtcaatgccTGAAGCAGAACGTGACGAAAGAAAACGGAATTTACTACTTGTCTCAAAATAGACATGTTTTTGATATTGACGTCATTAG TTTGACAACCGTATTTCGTAATCCGGTTTATAGGATTAACCGAGGATCTATAAGTAAAGGGAAGATTAGTATCCCAGATGAAGACTTACCATCAAAGATGATAGTGGATTTCCCTTTAA ATCCATTTGGTAAGGTGAACTACTGGGTTATGATGACAGATTATGATAACTATGCTGCAATCTGGTCGTGCCAAAGGATGCTACTTGGGCACTTTGAAAATGCAGAAATTCTGAGCCGCTCGCCGTCTTTGGACAaagtaattgtaaataaaatccGTGGACGTTTTGAGACTTACGGAGTCGATGAGAATCAGTTCAGTGTCATTGACCAGGAAGATTGCCCAGAACTGGAAAAGAAGAATGGCCTGGGATTATCTTTATTAGTAGACAATATTTTTGATAGGTTTAGGACCTGA
- the LOC143240872 gene encoding apolipoprotein D-like isoform X2, giving the protein MSIRLITNQQPLKAEAQYKIRKNLSHSHITRPVEDNASLLPLSYFEMNWLGIALSLVYTTSTSKLVNGYVFKLGSCPNVEVQENFSLDKFLGQWYVIQRFQTNSQCLKQNVTKENGIYYLSQNRHVFDIDVIRINRGSISKGKISIPDEDLPSKMIVDFPLNPFGKVNYWVMMTDYDNYAAIWSCQRMLLGHFENAEILSRSPSLDKVIVNKIRGRFETYGVDENQFSVIDQEDCPELEKKNGLGLSLLVDNIFDRFRT; this is encoded by the exons ATGTCAATTAGATTAATAACCAATCAGCAGCCTTTAAAAGCAGAGgcacaatataaaataagaaaaaatctgAGTCACTCACACATTACTCGCCCGGTTGAAGACAACGCTAGTTTGTTACCCTTGTCCTATTTTGAAATGAACTGGCTTGGCATAGCTTTATCTCTTGTTTACACTACTAGCACCAGTAAGTTAGTAAATGGATATGTGTTCAAACTAGGATCTTGCCCTAACGTGGAAGTGCAGGAAAATTTCAGTCTTGACAAG TTTCTTGGGCAATGGTATGTGATTCAgagattccaaacaaacagtcaatgccTGAAGCAGAACGTGACGAAAGAAAACGGAATTTACTACTTGTCTCAAAATAGACATGTTTTTGATATTGACGTCATTAG GATTAACCGAGGATCTATAAGTAAAGGGAAGATTAGTATCCCAGATGAAGACTTACCATCAAAGATGATAGTGGATTTCCCTTTAA ATCCATTTGGTAAGGTGAACTACTGGGTTATGATGACAGATTATGATAACTATGCTGCAATCTGGTCGTGCCAAAGGATGCTACTTGGGCACTTTGAAAATGCAGAAATTCTGAGCCGCTCGCCGTCTTTGGACAaagtaattgtaaataaaatccGTGGACGTTTTGAGACTTACGGAGTCGATGAGAATCAGTTCAGTGTCATTGACCAGGAAGATTGCCCAGAACTGGAAAAGAAGAATGGCCTGGGATTATCTTTATTAGTAGACAATATTTTTGATAGGTTTAGGACCTGA